A genome region from Nocardia sp. NBC_00565 includes the following:
- a CDS encoding thioesterase II family protein has product MGNGWLRPLSPAPRDGSHTLVCFPHAGGSAISFGPLAECVGSEYEVHAVQYPGRQDRRREPLVGNISDLVDGLLPELIEAVGGAQEFSLFGHSMGSVVAFEACRRLEHEVGASARVLFASGRRAPSAPLPELRMHLLSDRELAEHLLRFGGTPSALLEDPEFRELILSIVRNDYRAIETYECSTDAMVSSPIVAIVGDRDPDASLAEIEVWGSHTSRSFFAKSFPGGHFFIDSNCRPVGQLIRDHCARALSS; this is encoded by the coding sequence ATGGGTAATGGCTGGCTACGTCCCCTGTCCCCCGCGCCGAGGGATGGATCTCATACATTGGTTTGCTTTCCGCACGCCGGCGGCTCCGCCATATCTTTCGGGCCATTGGCCGAATGCGTCGGGTCAGAATATGAGGTACATGCCGTCCAGTATCCGGGGCGACAAGATAGACGACGTGAACCGCTCGTGGGGAATATTTCGGACCTCGTCGATGGCCTGCTTCCCGAGCTGATAGAAGCAGTTGGGGGTGCCCAGGAGTTTTCCTTGTTCGGGCACAGTATGGGATCTGTCGTAGCTTTCGAGGCATGCAGGCGGCTCGAGCACGAAGTGGGAGCGAGCGCGCGGGTCCTGTTCGCGTCCGGTCGGCGCGCGCCTTCGGCGCCGCTACCTGAGCTGCGAATGCACCTGCTGAGCGATCGAGAACTCGCTGAGCATCTACTGCGGTTCGGCGGTACACCATCGGCGCTGCTCGAGGATCCTGAATTTCGAGAGCTGATCCTGTCGATCGTCAGGAACGACTACCGAGCCATCGAGACTTACGAGTGCAGTACGGACGCGATGGTCAGCAGCCCTATCGTCGCAATTGTCGGCGATCGTGACCCCGATGCAAGTCTCGCGGAAATCGAGGTATGGGGCTCGCACACCTCTAGAAGCTTCTTTGCGAAATCATTCCCAGGCGGTCACTTCTTCATCGATTCGAATTGCCGGCCGGTAGGGCAGCTGATCCGCGATCATTGCGCTCGAGCGCTGTCGAGCTAG